The Ficedula albicollis isolate OC2 chromosome 24, FicAlb1.5, whole genome shotgun sequence genome contains a region encoding:
- the C2CD2L gene encoding C2 domain-containing protein 2-like, with amino-acid sequence MTPSRIERDARRKASFIGARKAVGHLGFRIAAPISEEKARSSREPAALRALRRRGAPAEEAGARALLAALLALRSLREQWQRAWVRALNSQARRHGSSVQITFEEGHQLPQAANISCVTCKGQSDHGIVLCCHLSAEAVKFPVSVTQQSPVAVSVDTYHVTLAVLQAQVEIHLEEIQNEGLLVSWTFKDRPDLDFLVLPRLELPADERRADLSTIKDLIEDTIVSTKPAMMVNLMACTAGASAVLSNKVTRESPSGVAAAAAPLSSKLLLRNLRVLNLDCQGKGGAGEIRCMAELDSPPQQKWTRPMTGSSVGAAGEMEWNDEFFLELGPRSKELKLQVLGNSDGGGNVLLAYATLLIDSLGKQPSGRQVCSLAPGAGQSLTAEATITLELLFQESSASLNAVHATSLRTSITPTKKVEMDRTIMPDGTIVTTVTTIQSRPKADCKLDSPSRSPSKVEMTEKKTTVLLETGCPHTHLPSGSRDGHMPNGLDPVAETAIRQLTETNNKTTKKTPTKRSTLIISGVSKVPISQDEMALSLGYAASLEATACGDSEAEGTADHMHDFTELSRPLEALQLGQRDSQELDETTRSDISERPSVEDVESETGSTGALETRSLKDHKVSFLRSGTKLIFRRRSKQKEVGLSQSHDDLSNVTANSTTRKKTGSFSHHLIKRFSFKSKSKPKGSDSTSACEN; translated from the exons ATGACTCCCAGCAGAATAGAGCGTGACGCGAGGAGAAAAGCATCGTTCATCGGAGCTCGGAAAGCCGTTGGCCACCTGGGCTTCCGAATCGCGGCTCCTATTTCAGAAGAGAAGGCTCGCAGCAGCCGTGAG cccgcggccctGCGAGCGCTGCGGCGTCGCGGAGCGCCGGCGGAGGAGGCCGGGGCCCGAGCGCTGCTCGCGGCGCTTCTCGCCCTCAGGTCCCTACGGGAGCAGTGGCAGCGAGCTTGGGTGCGAGCTCTCAACAGCCAGGCGCGCCGGCACGGG agTTCAGTGCAGATAACGTTTGAAGAGGGTCATCAGTTACCACAAGCTGCAAATATAAGTTGTGTGACGTGCAAGGGACAGTCAGACCACGGCATA gtgctgtgctgccatctGTCAGCTGAAGCTGTGAAATTCCCTGTCTCTGTTACTCAGCAGTCCCCAGTTGCTGTTTCTGTGGACACATACCACGTCActttggctgtgctgcaggctcag GTGGAGATCCACTTGGAGGAGATACAGAATGAGGGTCTTCTGGTATCATGGACATTCAAAGACAGACCAGACTTGGACTTTCTGGTCCTTCCGCGACTTGAGCTTCCTGCG GATGAACGGAGAGCAGATCTGTCCACTATAAAGGATCTGATTGAGGATACCATTGTCAGTACGAAGCCAGCCATGATGGTGAATTTGATGGCCTGCACCGCTGGAGCCAGTGCG GTACTCAGCAATAAGGTGACTCGAGAGTCTCCGTCCggagtagcagcagcagcagcccctctgaGTTCTAAGCTGTTGCTCCGGAATCTTCGAGTGCTGAACTTGGACTGCCAGGGGAAGGGAG gagctggggagatACGCTGTATGGCAGAGCTAGATAGCCCCCCACAGCAGAAGTGGACGAGGCCGATGACAGGTAGCAGTGTCggtgctgcaggagagatgGAGTGGAATGATGAGTTCTTTCT GGAGTTGGGACCTAGAAGCAAAGAACTGAAACTACAGGTGCTGGGGAACAGCGACGGAGGGGGAA atgtgctgctggcatATGCCACACTTTTGATAGATTCTTTGGGCAAACAGCCGTCTGGGAGACAGGTCTGCTCACTGGCCCCAGGAGCTGGACAGTCACTGACAGCTGAAGCTACCATTACATTGGAG CTGCTGTTCCAGGAGTCTTCTGCATCTTTGAATGCTGTGCATGCCACTTCTCTGCGAACCAGCATTACCCCCACTAAGAAGGTGGAGATGGACCGGACCATCATGCCCGATGGCACAATCGTGACTACTGTCACCACAATTCAGTCCCGGCCCAAGGCAGACTGCAAACTGG ATTCACCATCAAGGTCGCCTTCCAAAGTGGAAATGACTGAAAAGAAGACAACAGTGCTCTTGGAGACTGGCTGTCCTCACACCCACTTGCCCAGCGGTAGCC GGGATGGCCATATGCCTAATGGCTTGGATCCGGTGGCCGAGACAGCAATCAGGCAGCTAACTGAGACGAATAACAAGACCACCAAGAAGACACCAACAAAACGTAGTACACTCATCATCTCAGGAGTGTCCAAG GTACCTATTTCTCAAGATGAAATGGCACTTTCTCTGGGTTATGCTGCATCCCTGGAGGCCACAGCATGTGgggactctgaggcagagggCACAGCTGACCACATGCACGATTTTACCGAGTTGTCGCGGCCACTGGAAGCGTTGCAGTTGGGCCAAAGGGACAGTCAGGAGCTGGATGAGACAACGCGATCAGACATCTCCGAAAGACCATCCGTGGAAGATGTTGAGTCTGAAACTGGCTCCACGGGAGCCCTTGAGACAAGGAGCTTGAAAGATCACAAAG TTAGCTTTCTTCGGAGTGGTACCAAGCTCATCTTCCGGAGAAGGAGCAAGCAGAAGGAAGTGGGCCTGAGCCAGTCACACGATGACTTGTCCAATGTCACTGCCAACTCCACcaccagaaagaaaactggTAGCTTCTCTCACCACCTCATCAAACGCTTCTCCTTCAAGTCTAAATCCAAACCCAAAGGTAGTGACAGCACATCAGCTTGTGAGAactga